Genomic window (candidate division WOR-3 bacterium):
TCAAGGAAGCATTGAACCTGATGGGATTACCAGGAGGTAAGTTGCGCTTGCCGCTGACAGAACTCAGCGCGTCGAAGAAGGAAAAGCTGGTAAAAATACTGAAAGAGAAGGGGTTGGTTTGAAGGCAATAACCGTTCGTGCGCCCAGCACGATTGCGAATCTTGGTCCGGGTTTTGATATCTTTGCTATGGCTCTGGAACATCCGTATATCGAACTAACCATGCAGTTGACCGATACAAATTCGGTTGCCTTTAAGCTTGACGGGTGTCGTGAGGACATTCCGGGAGAGCCCGAAAAGAATTGCGCCGGGTTGGCGGTTATTGAATTGCTTAAGAGAATAGACAGCAAAACGGGCGTGCTCATCGAGCCGCGGCAGACGATCAGCGTTGGCGCGGGCTTGGGGTCATCCGGTGCATGTGCGTCTGCATCGGTTTACGCATTGAACAAGCTTCTCCAACTAAATCTCCATAGTAATCAAATGATCGAAATCGCCAGTCAGGGAGAGGTTGCGTCTGGCAGCGTAGCCCATGCTGATAATGTTGCGGGTGCAATGCTGGGTGGATTTGTGATCGTCAAGAATTACAACCCGATCGATGTCATAAGGATAGATGTACCAGAGGTGCCGATAGTGATAGGTGTGATGAGGAAAACACAGCGTACCACAAGAACCTATATCCCGAAGAGCATGGATCTCACTCTGGTCAAGGAACAGCTGTCTTTGTGTTCACTCGTTGTTCACGCCATCATGAAGGGGGATATTGAGGAACTGGGTAAAGCGATCAACAATGACCATATTTCTGAGCCGGTTCGCTCGCAGTCGATCCCCGGATACAAAGGTATTAAGAAGAAGTTGCTCGAAAACGGTGCTTTCGGCTGTAATGTGAGTGGAGGCGGGTTGTCGATATTTGCCATCTGTGAACAGAGGCGGACCAAGGATATTGCTGATATAATGAAGAAGGCGTTTGCACATGAGAACATTGACAGTGAGATAATCGTCACCAGAGCAAGTAATGATGGAATAAGGGAAGTCGCCAGTGAATAGCACGGGTTTGGCTTCTTTGAAGGCAAGAAATAAATCGCGGAGGGTCTTTCAATGCAAGGAGGAAAAATGAGTTATAATCTGGCATTCATAGGTTTCGGGGTCGTCGGGCAGGGGCTTGCACAGCTGCTCGATGAGAAACGGGACTATCTTAAAGACAGTTTCGGATTGGAGTACAAGGTAACGGCTATTTCTGACCCGGTCAAAGGGTCGGTCTATCAGGAGGGAGGTCTCGATCTGAAAAAGATCTTGGCTCAGGTCGACAAAGAAGGTAACATAAATGGATATGACCAGGGTGTCAAAGGTTGGGACAGTCTGAAAACGATCAACGACACCAATGCGGATGTGATCGTTGAGGTGAGTCCAACAAATATTGAAAATGGAGAACCGGGTATTTCTCATATACGTGCTGCCCTCGGGGAAAAGAAAAATGTTATTACCACCAACAAAGGGCCTGTAGCACTATTTTATAGGGAACTTTCCCAACTTGCGAAGAAAAATGGGGTGGTATTGAAGTTTGAAGGGACAGTACTGAGCGGAACGCCGGCCATCAATCTATCGCTCGAAGCACTTGCCGGTGCTGATGTACGCGAGATCAAGGGCATAATGAACGGCACGACTAACTACATGTTAACCAAGATGGCCGAGGGGCAGAGTTATGAAGAGGTTCTCAAGGAGGCGCAGAGGCTCGGTTATGCAGAGACAAAACCCGATGCAGATGTCAAGGGATGGGATGCACAGGCGAAAATTGTCATTCTCGCAAATGTAGTAATGGGTGGTATGCTGACCCCCGGGGATGTTCCAACTGAAGGAATAACTCAAATAACTCTCGATGATATCGAAAACGCGCGTAAGGATGGCAAGAAATACAAGTTGATCGGTCACGCGTGGAAAGAGGGCGGCAAGGTGATGGCCAGGGTTTCACCTCAATTGGTCGGTGCCGAGGATTTTCTGTATCATGTAAACGGGGTGATCAATGCGTTGACCTTTGATACCGATGTGTTGGGCAAGGTGACGGTTGTCGGCCCTGGCGCGGGCAAGAAGGAAACCGGTTTCTCGCTGCTCGTTGATTTTCTTAATATGCACTGTACTCGCGCTAAATGATACACGGTGATTTCGCCGTGGTTGACATGATGTCGGGTTTGCTGTAGAGTGACATTGTAAGAGGGAGGTAAAATGAATGAGGGAAGGGAGAGGTGGACTTCTAGAACCAGCTTCATAATCGCTTCGATCGGTGCCGCAATAGGTCTTGGCAATGTCTGGCGTTTTCCATACATGTGCTATGAGAACGGGGGCGGGGCATTCCTTATCCCATATTTTGTAGCGTTGTTTACGGCGGGTATTCCTTTGATGATCGTGGAGTACGGTTTGGGGAGAAAGATGCAGGCTGGCGCGCCGACAGC
Coding sequences:
- a CDS encoding homoserine kinase; the protein is MKAITVRAPSTIANLGPGFDIFAMALEHPYIELTMQLTDTNSVAFKLDGCREDIPGEPEKNCAGLAVIELLKRIDSKTGVLIEPRQTISVGAGLGSSGACASASVYALNKLLQLNLHSNQMIEIASQGEVASGSVAHADNVAGAMLGGFVIVKNYNPIDVIRIDVPEVPIVIGVMRKTQRTTRTYIPKSMDLTLVKEQLSLCSLVVHAIMKGDIEELGKAINNDHISEPVRSQSIPGYKGIKKKLLENGAFGCNVSGGGLSIFAICEQRRTKDIADIMKKAFAHENIDSEIIVTRASNDGIREVASE
- a CDS encoding homoserine dehydrogenase codes for the protein MSYNLAFIGFGVVGQGLAQLLDEKRDYLKDSFGLEYKVTAISDPVKGSVYQEGGLDLKKILAQVDKEGNINGYDQGVKGWDSLKTINDTNADVIVEVSPTNIENGEPGISHIRAALGEKKNVITTNKGPVALFYRELSQLAKKNGVVLKFEGTVLSGTPAINLSLEALAGADVREIKGIMNGTTNYMLTKMAEGQSYEEVLKEAQRLGYAETKPDADVKGWDAQAKIVILANVVMGGMLTPGDVPTEGITQITLDDIENARKDGKKYKLIGHAWKEGGKVMARVSPQLVGAEDFLYHVNGVINALTFDTDVLGKVTVVGPGAGKKETGFSLLVDFLNMHCTRAK